Proteins encoded by one window of Bacteroidia bacterium:
- a CDS encoding TraR/DksA C4-type zinc finger protein — protein MYAFLVGIREQLSYLAEENARPGMLQTAKNCTGMKRWLFQVEIAPLQRIQYTPMTNDEKEILREKIQKKISRTEKYIVELEELIKPIPPENAIGRVSRMDAINNRSVNEATHREVRNRLAALKEALEDIDKSHFGKCVKCGNSIPIQRLALVPESKRCVKCA, from the coding sequence TTGTACGCTTTTCTTGTCGGTATCAGGGAACAGCTTTCCTACCTTGCGGAAGAGAATGCCCGGCCCGGCATGCTACAAACCGCTAAAAACTGCACCGGGATGAAGCGTTGGCTATTTCAAGTGGAAATAGCACCTTTACAAAGAATTCAATATACTCCTATGACCAATGATGAAAAAGAAATATTGAGAGAAAAGATCCAGAAGAAAATTTCAAGAACCGAAAAATACATTGTGGAACTTGAAGAGCTGATAAAACCCATCCCGCCTGAAAATGCTATTGGCCGTGTTTCGCGCATGGATGCCATTAATAACCGCAGTGTGAATGAAGCAACCCACAGAGAAGTCCGCAACAGGCTTGCGGCCCTGAAGGAAGCTCTTGAGGATATTGATAAGTCCCATTTTGGGAAATGTGTAAAATGCGGAAACTCAATCCCAATCCAGCGGCTGGCCCTGGTTCCCGAAAGCAAGCGGTGCGTGAAGTGTGCCTGA